The following proteins come from a genomic window of Synechococcus sp. NB0720_010:
- a CDS encoding multicopper oxidase family protein, with protein sequence MRRRALLQLGLLGAAFGGTALELLKQAQAKAKSSWSRFIGQATFQVPTNPATTVLEITTAPITVLGRQVERGCIRQVTGERGYTTSREAGVNLELVNRLPVPTTIHWHGLILPNPMDGVPYVTQPPIPPGERQRIHYPLQQDGTFWMHSHYGLQTQSFVAEPFVILSEEQEQWADQTVTVTLRDFSFTPANTILSNIVSGKRGGDTAMARSLQNFDWQQPRPLLTQQWDAAAESFSWQRKPGRLMLPDVVYDALLANERSLDAPQVIEARPGETVAIRWIAASAFMNFFLDLGELEGELLRTDANPVEPIRGSVFQLAIAQRLTLRIRLPETPGVFPLLACGEQSNLRCGVVLRTAPGQAIPNLAPQTQQWTGRLDFTQDKQLKAQQPLPKKPADNTIPVALTGPAPQYRWGLNDRFYPYRDPYWVEEGQRVEMVFSNETPMGHPMHLHGHEFQVIEINGQPFSGPMRDTVLVPKGGSCRIAFDAIHPGIWAFHCHISYHHMRGMFNVLAYRSADLGWWDPSGFVHEQLTFD encoded by the coding sequence TCCAGGTGCCCACCAATCCAGCCACCACCGTTCTGGAAATCACCACCGCACCCATCACCGTGCTGGGGCGACAAGTGGAGCGGGGCTGCATTCGACAGGTCACTGGGGAACGGGGGTACACCACCAGCCGGGAGGCCGGCGTCAATCTGGAGCTGGTAAACCGACTGCCGGTTCCCACCACCATTCATTGGCATGGTCTGATCCTTCCCAATCCGATGGATGGGGTGCCCTATGTCACCCAACCCCCCATCCCGCCGGGGGAGCGCCAACGCATCCATTACCCGCTCCAGCAGGACGGCACCTTCTGGATGCATTCCCACTACGGCTTGCAAACCCAGAGCTTTGTCGCTGAGCCCTTCGTGATCCTCAGCGAGGAACAGGAGCAATGGGCGGACCAAACCGTCACGGTCACCCTGAGGGATTTCAGCTTCACACCGGCCAACACCATCCTCAGCAACATCGTCTCCGGCAAGCGGGGCGGCGACACCGCCATGGCCCGCTCGCTCCAAAACTTTGATTGGCAGCAGCCTCGGCCCCTGCTTACGCAGCAATGGGATGCAGCAGCCGAGAGCTTCAGCTGGCAGCGCAAACCCGGGCGCTTGATGCTGCCGGATGTGGTCTATGACGCCCTGCTGGCCAACGAGCGCAGCCTGGACGCACCCCAGGTGATCGAGGCCCGACCCGGGGAGACCGTGGCCATTCGCTGGATCGCCGCCAGCGCCTTCATGAACTTCTTCCTGGACCTCGGCGAGCTGGAGGGAGAACTCCTGCGCACCGACGCCAACCCGGTGGAGCCGATCCGCGGTTCGGTGTTCCAGCTGGCCATCGCCCAACGGCTCACCCTGCGGATCCGCCTGCCGGAGACGCCGGGGGTTTTCCCGCTGCTGGCCTGCGGCGAGCAGAGCAACCTGCGCTGTGGCGTCGTCCTACGTACAGCGCCCGGACAGGCGATCCCGAACCTGGCCCCGCAAACCCAGCAGTGGACCGGACGCCTGGACTTCACCCAGGACAAGCAACTCAAGGCACAGCAACCCCTCCCCAAGAAACCGGCGGACAACACCATTCCCGTGGCGCTCACCGGCCCCGCCCCGCAGTACCGCTGGGGCCTCAACGATCGCTTTTATCCCTACCGCGATCCCTACTGGGTCGAGGAGGGACAACGGGTGGAGATGGTCTTCAGCAACGAAACCCCGATGGGCCATCCGATGCACCTGCATGGCCATGAATTCCAGGTGATCGAAATCAACGGGCAGCCGTTCTCCGGTCCGATGCGCGACACCGTGCTGGTGCCCAAGGGCGGCAGCTGCCGCATTGCCTTTGATGCCATCCACCCAGGCATCTGGGCCTTCCACTGCCACATCAGCTATCACCACATGCGCGGCATGTTCAACGTGCTGGCCTATCGCTCAGCCGATCTGGGTTGGTGGGACCCCAGCGGCTTTGTCCATGAACAGCTGACCTTCGATTAG